A segment of the Candida albicans SC5314 chromosome 2, complete sequence genome:
TGCTAGTAATAATAGTACTACTGGTGATGATGTCAATGATGGTGGTAgtaaaataaattcaacaacaactggtGGTAGCACAACTATTGATGTTGAATTACAAGATGATAGTTTTAaaccattatcattaaaaaCTCCTCaaacttttaaaatttgGGCACCATAAGGTAATAAGAGGGGGGGGGGTGGAGATTGAGAAGGAGTAGTATAAtgttattatatatatgtttgtattattgatatatctataaataaataagttaaacaaaataaaaacaaaagaaagaaatttgtAATCAATAGATAGATAAATCTTATTGTTTTCGTTCAATGTTGTTATACTTTCTATCATAGTACCCTATATTTCTCAGTTTGTAAAAACAATAACCCCAAAAAAGAAGGGGTTATATATCACTtccattatcaaaattcGTATAAATTTgcaacaacatcaattaatcaatgTTAACAAGTGTTAGGGGGGGAGGGggatcaattttttatcagttgatttaaatcaattggaattaAGACAATATTTCCTCTTTAATTTTCCCAGAATGATAATTGAGAACATGTTCAGTTTgggtaataataataacgatataatcaattcatttatatatttatatatttatatttataaaacatctttttgttgataagataataattcaataatcaatttctaaagaattgattcGCTATAATCATATATTAATCATTTTTCATATATGTTTGAATGTGTGGGTAATGTTAATAAACCctgtttgtttgttaataatattaaacaaaagGGAGGGGTGATGACTCAAGACATAAATCTTTGTCATGTTAATTCATAAACCCGATCCCAATTTCAAAGAACTCATGTCATACATCAACCCAAACGAGCTATAATCTGCACTAGATATAAGTAACGCTTTCTTTCAAGTTGGACTTCTTCGAACgcttgctttttttttgtatttgtatTGTTTGAGAAGGAGGTGGTGATGGGAATCGCAAGATATTTATAgtaaattggaaattgaacaagaagaaaaaatgtggtggtggagaaAGGGGCGTGCGTACGTGCGGGAGACAATTGTGTTTATCTTGTTGTAAAACAGGATCTACAATATTTTATGTGCAGTCCTTTAGAATTCAATTCAGAGAGTTCAACAAATCCTTTATCATTgctattttattattctctATTATATATTACTACTTCTCTTAGGATAACTATTCATACTTTTATTACTTACAATTATTATACACTGATAATTAGCTTCGAATCTATAGAAAGTTAGAGCAAGACATATTATCCGTCGTAATATCTAATTAATAAAACCTAGGAATACTTCAATCTCTAAGAATTAGTAGCAATTATAAAAACAAGAGATTCACATTCAATAAttagtttatttattagttttatttttactaATGTCCAACATTCTTCTTTATATAGGTTGATCTCTTTTTAAAAACCATTCAGAAGATTATATAAACTACATAATAGTATAGtaattaataatacaaattttCCTCTCCCTCTCCCTCTACCTCTCCAACCCACTCCTTAAATGGTACCAATCAATTAGGGAGGAGGGTCGTGTAAAATTGTACAGAAAATCATACACCCAAatgttaaaaaaatattaaaaagttgaattacaaatcacataaattctttttctaacCTCctgattttctttcttttggaAAGAAGATTTTCAGtcactattattattatttggttcCATTTAATTGATGCTTGTTTTAATCCATATAAAGTCTTTTTTAGTTTGCATACATTGTTGTCCAGGATTCTCCATTTAGAAATGCTGTTTTGACGTCCATTTGATGTACACTTCCTAAGAAGctaatattattttatgCTTTCATACTTAATCacttacttacttacttacttacttacttacttattaatttaataatttaaatacCCCATTTTTAGGACAAAGTTGTTATCATTAGGATTATTATCActataataacaacattCTTATATTgtatatattattgattaatgTACATATAGggttatttatttatattgacATATTTGTTATTCTTTTAATACTTGTAGGCGTCAGCAAAATAAAGTTAtagaaatttctttaatttcaaactaATACTATCTTCTCTAATctaatcaaattcaattatagACTTATTGGAAGATAGATATAgatatagatatatatagaaGAGTTTATATATAACCATTACATGTAATGTGTGGGTAAGGGCGGTGATAGTGGTGATGGTGGCGGTGGTGAGGTGGCGTGTaagaaattacaaaaactGGAAAATGTGTGTGAGATTTAGTTTGTCGAAACTAACAACTCCACCcacagaaaaaaaaaaaaaatcataaaGTTTAaaccttcttctttttcttcttcttctttttgtttttcattataCCAATTGTATCCTGCTTGTTTCATTCCATATATTGGATTTGTTAAGCTTCCATATTATAGGCTTTAGGTGGTCTAACAAAGATTAGGTGTGTCTTTGGCAAAGTTGCGTTGAGATATGCACATTTTATGTCAATGTGATGTATTTGTATGACTTATTCGACAGAATTCTACTTActtatttaattaataaataaaaataaaaacccCATTTTTAGGACAAAGTTGTTATCATTAGgataattattatcactataataacaacattcttatattgtatatatattatcaattaattaatgtaCACTTGaatgatatttattttctatATTGACTGATTAATTTAAGAgttttttgaataatagTTGTAGGCAATCAACAAAAGCTGTAGATACTAATCTCAAATGAAACTATAGTAAGTCTCTATTTATTCATATATCCAATTATGAATTTAATCTGTCTATATTGTGTTATTTGggttatttttaataagaAGGAATTTAAGAATTAAACAAGTTAATTGACTTGACATATAGAGAGaccaagaaagaaagaaagaaagtgtgtgtgtgtgtgtgtgtgtgaaACTGTGACAGAGAGAGATTgggaaacaaaaaaaaaaaattttaatattcttttcatcctttctttctttctttctttctttaattctaatctaattttgttttgagaAAAGTAGATAGCGGCATAAAGTTCTTTATCTGTTAATAAAGTAAACCGATTTCGTTTGACTGTTATGGAATTTTGAGTGGGCGTTATTCTGTGTTTTCCAAGTTTATTAGTTGATTTTATAATCAAGTGGAAAGAAATAGAAGATtaaacttcttcttcttcttcttctttctaactaactaactaactaactaactaactgattaaaaatcaatattcaaattagtGTTTGAATATAGGATAAAGTTgttattaattttgttattaattttgttattaatttaataacttcaatcatttatttatacaactataatatatacatatatatatatatatacattttatgattattattgttattaataCTAGTGTTTTTATTACAATTGTAGTTTCACTCATACTCCTATACATCTCTTTATAtaccttttcttttcctggttttaattataaattCTTCACTTAATTCATCAGGAACAATTTcccaataattaaattttaatgatCCTATAGCTTGACCTTGagtatttaatttaatatcAGTTAATATcccaattgaatcaattacTGGTAAATAACCTTTAATAGAAAATAAAGGTGTTCCTGGTATTGGGGTTACAGTATCAATTTCACCAcgtcgttgttgttgttgttgttgttgttgttgttgttgttgttgttgttgttgtgggtttttatttaataataaatgtttTATAACATTGATGGCTTTATATGAACAAATTacatttaattgataaatagGTTCCATTAATTTTGGTATGGCATTAGTGATTGCATTATGACATGCTCTTCTCATTAATGGGATTATTTGTGCTGgagataataataatttattattattattattattatccaGTGTTGtagttttattattattgtttgtgGTAATATCGatgattttaaattgaACATTTCGAATTGGATCTCCACATAATGGACCTTCATTAATACTCCATTTAAATCCAGAAATTATCGAcgatttaattgattcaatgatgttgttgttgtcttgTTGATGGTGTTGATTTAATgtatcatttaataaaatactaggattttgtaaatcattaattggTCCAATTGCCCAAAGAGATCTAGCAGCTAAAGAATCCCAACCATATTctgttttcaatattttgatcaattgtttagaatcaatatcaatattatcaaattttaatttcccaatttcaatatcatgACTGAATTTATAATCTATAATAGGTTCAACAATTATAGTCATCGATAATAAAGaatctttatctttatctttatcctcgttggttgttgttgttgttgttgtcgttgttgaTGTTCTAATGTAACCATTTTCAATACAAGTTTCAGAAAATTTCACCATTGGATCACTAACTTTAATTTCTAAATCAtcacaaaagaaaaatcttAAATCATGTAATATACAATCCATTGATAATTCTCCTTTAGTTAATATTATATGTTCaccattttcttcaacattaataattgatgataaatatgatttattaatttttcttaatCCTTCTAATAAAATTGGTAATTCTGATGGAATTTCTGGTTCAATAGCAATTTTAAACACTGAATTATTTGTATATTTTGGTGGGGATGGTGGAACAAAAgacaatttatcaatatcttttgtatcatttgttgattcatTGGTTATTATAGCTGACccttttttaattattgaatcaataccatcaatcaaaacaatatttcCTAAACTTGCTTGATTTATAGGAAAATTATACCTTCCACCAGgtaaataaattttcttaatgatttctaatttataatcatctttatcttcatgataattttcaccataaattttaattttatctCCCATGGTTAAACCTCCTTTATATATTCTTACTAATGCATTAAATGATTTCCCATCACTagattcaattaatttcgTCACCCTAGCTAATGTGTCCACAGaagacaaagaagaagaagaagaagaagaaaaagagttGTTGGGTTGTTGTTTAGCAGGTGACGGAATCATTTCAATCAAACtatcaacaaatgattcataattattaaaaatggtTTGAAATActgattttaataaattttcagcatcttttttatattcaaatttaggTAATGATATTCGGAAATTTTCCCATAATAATTTCGATAATCGTTTATCAGTAGGTTCATTAGTAATTGTATaagtaataattttataaatagGTTCCaatataaatgaaataaacaGATGTTTCAagctattgttgttgttgttgttaatggtggtggtggtagtagaagtagtagtagtagtagtagtagtaaatTTATGATTTTGAGGATCATAATAAATTTCTCCCCATAATTTCTTActaaattgatcaatattcattaatgaattttgtTTAGTGATATATAATTTGGCAAAACTTTTTAAACTAAATATAATACCAAATTTCGATGATGCAAATAGaacattatttaaatcagGTGAAAACTTATACTTATACTTATactcctttttcttttcggtggtagtggtggtagtggtggtggtgattgatttaatataatcattaatatcatcaattattccaactaatttataataacaatctttaattggtaatttcaattccaaaatcaatctatcaaatttattaataattataatcatAGATAACCTTTGTTTTATCActtgatcaattaaatattgatCTTGTATAGTCATCCCTAATACAGcatcaataattaataCTACTCCATCAGTAATATTTAATGCTGCCAAGgtttcatcttcaaaatcaacatgACCGGGTGTATctattaaatttaaaatttgtgATCGAGATTTCAGAtctgataataataatgttatTGGTGATGATTTTATGGTTAATTCTCGTtcaatttctaatttatGATTAtctaaatattttttaatattaattttggGATGAATATACAtgattaattgatcaattaaagaTGTTTTACCACTTTGGAAATCTCCAATAATTGAAACATTTCGAATTCTTTCAGgtgattgatttaataaagaaattaaataatcTCGTGAATAATTTACTTCTGGGAA
Coding sequences within it:
- the SNU114 gene encoding U5 snRNP GTPase (Protein similar to S. cerevisiae Snu114p, which is an RNA helicase involved in pre-mRNA splicing; likely to be essential for growth, based on an insertional mutagenesis strategy), translating into MDDEDLYDEFGNYIGDSLDSSDNDDDDENQDDLFAAAQPPSINDNEYSQDEEEEEDANGKSQLVKTTTTNSNDTALVKTNIDTNQAETIYIQSQTQSLSNQPIIQPNHEKTMKLEYSIDNNDPLTNNFPEVNYSRDYLISLLNQSPERIRNVSIIGDFQSGKTSLIDQLIMYIHPKINIKKYLDNHKLEIERELTIKSSPITLLLSDSKSRSQILNLIDTPGHVDFEDETLAALNITDGVVLIIDAVLGMTIQDQYLIDQVIKQRLSMIIIINKFDRLILELKLPIKDCYYKLVGIIDDINDYIKSITTTTTTTTTEKKKEYKYKYKFSPDLNNVLFASSKFGIIFSLKSFAKLYITKQNSLMNIDQFSKKLWGEIYYDPQNHKFTTTTTTTTSTTTTTINNNNNNSLKHSFISFILEPIYKIITYTITNEPTDKRLSKLLWENFRISLPKFEYKKDAENLLKSVFQTIFNNYESFVDSLIEMIPSPAKQQPNNSFSSSSSSSLSSVDTLARVTKLIESSDGKSFNALVRIYKGGLTMGDKIKIYGENYHEDKDDYKLEIIKKIYLPGGRYNFPINQASLGNIVLIDGIDSIIKKGSAIITNESTNDTKDIDKLSFVPPSPPKYTNNSVFKIAIEPEIPSELPILLEGLRKINKSYLSSIINVEENGEHIILTKGELSMDCILHDLRFFFCDDLEIKVSDPMVKFSETCIENGYIRTSTTTTTTTTTNEDKDKDKDSLLSMTIIVEPIIDYKFSHDIEIGKLKFDNIDIDSKQLIKILKTEYGWDSLAARSLWAIGPINDLQNPSILLNDTLNQHHQQDNNNIIESIKSSIISGFKWSINEGPLCGDPIRNVQFKIIDITTNNNNKTTTSDNNNNNNKLLLSPAQIIPLMRRACHNAITNAIPKLMEPIYQLNVICSYKAINVIKHLLLNKNPQQQQQQQQQQQQQQQQRRGEIDTVTPIPGTPLFSIKGYLPVIDSIGILTDIKLNTQGQAIGSLKFNYWEIVPDELSEEFIIKTRKRKGI